A single region of the Yersinia entomophaga genome encodes:
- a CDS encoding DUF2946 family protein, whose protein sequence is MLFIAPMVSITLASAQNADSAALLPNIDTDDSAMSDYHSHPSNSYHDSVAMAAMNHSDVMPMSNHSPMMNHAACDYCLLLIHLPLLNATDKPDIRSVSLLAATLPVLFISEPIVTKDVYSKLQPRAPPVFYS, encoded by the coding sequence ATGCTGTTTATAGCGCCGATGGTGTCTATAACGCTGGCCTCTGCTCAAAACGCCGATTCAGCCGCACTGCTACCGAACATCGACACCGATGATTCGGCCATGTCTGATTATCATTCACACCCATCCAACTCTTATCATGATTCGGTAGCGATGGCGGCAATGAATCATTCCGACGTTATGCCGATGTCGAATCATTCGCCGATGATGAACCATGCGGCCTGTGATTATTGCCTGCTGCTGATCCATCTGCCGTTACTGAATGCGACGGATAAACCTGATATTCGCAGCGTGTCTTTATTGGCCGCGACGTTGCCGGTTTTGTTTATTTCAGAACCTATTGTCACCAAAGACGTTTATTCCAAATTACAGCCACGCGCCCCGCCAGTTTTTTATTCCTGA
- the tsgA gene encoding MFS transporter TsgA, with amino-acid sequence MNNSNRIRLTWISYFSYALTGALVIVTGMVMGNIAEYFNLPIASMSNTFTFLNAGILISIFLNAWLMEIIPLKRQLIFGFILMLIAIAGLMIGHSLMIFSASMFILGVVSGITMSIGTFLVTHMYEGRQRGSRLLFTDSFFSMAGMIFPVVAAMLLARSVEWYWVYACIGLLYLAIFVLTLFSEFPVLGHKATDAGKPVAKEKWGIGVLFLAIAALCYILGQLGFIQWVPEYATKTFGMDIGQAGQLVSNFWISYMIGMWVFSFILRFFDLQRIVTVLAALATGAMYMFVSAESPEYLSYYILTLGFVSSAIYTTLITLGSLQTKVSSPKLVNFILTCGTVGTMLTFVVTGPIVAEKGVHAALATANGLYLAVFVMCLALGFFTKHRSHGHVTH; translated from the coding sequence ATGAACAACAGCAATCGCATTCGGCTCACATGGATCAGTTACTTTTCTTACGCGCTGACCGGTGCGTTAGTTATCGTCACTGGGATGGTGATGGGCAACATCGCAGAGTATTTCAATCTGCCAATTGCCAGCATGAGTAACACTTTTACCTTTCTGAACGCCGGTATTCTGATCTCTATCTTCCTGAACGCCTGGCTGATGGAAATCATCCCGCTGAAACGTCAACTTATCTTCGGCTTTATTCTGATGCTGATTGCCATCGCTGGCTTGATGATTGGCCATAGCCTGATGATATTCTCCGCGAGCATGTTTATTCTCGGGGTGGTCAGCGGTATTACCATGTCTATTGGTACCTTCCTGGTAACCCATATGTACGAAGGCCGTCAGCGCGGTTCACGCCTGCTGTTTACCGATTCCTTCTTTAGTATGGCGGGGATGATTTTCCCGGTGGTCGCGGCGATGCTGTTAGCTCGCAGCGTTGAGTGGTATTGGGTTTACGCCTGTATTGGTCTGTTGTACCTGGCTATTTTTGTGCTGACTCTTTTCTCCGAATTCCCGGTTCTGGGCCACAAAGCGACCGACGCGGGCAAACCCGTAGCGAAAGAAAAATGGGGCATCGGCGTTCTGTTCCTGGCGATTGCGGCCCTGTGCTACATCCTGGGCCAGCTCGGCTTTATCCAGTGGGTTCCGGAATACGCGACCAAAACCTTCGGCATGGACATCGGTCAGGCTGGCCAGCTTGTCAGTAACTTCTGGATCTCTTACATGATCGGGATGTGGGTATTCAGCTTTATCCTGCGCTTCTTTGACCTGCAACGTATCGTTACCGTACTGGCCGCACTGGCTACCGGTGCCATGTACATGTTTGTGTCTGCCGAAAGCCCGGAGTACCTGAGCTACTACATTCTGACTCTAGGCTTTGTTTCCAGCGCGATTTACACCACCCTGATTACTCTGGGCTCACTGCAAACCAAAGTTTCCTCACCGAAACTGGTTAACTTTATCCTGACCTGCGGCACCGTGGGGACCATGCTGACCTTCGTGGTCACAGGGCCTATCGTGGCAGAGAAAGGCGTTCACGCCGCGCTGGCAACGGCTAACGGCCTGTATCTGGCCGTATTCGTGATGTGTCTGGCTCTGGGCTTCTTTACCAAGCACCGTAGCCACGGCCATGTGACTCACTAA